From the Tribolium castaneum strain GA2 chromosome 2, icTriCast1.1, whole genome shotgun sequence genome, one window contains:
- the LOC103314209 gene encoding uncharacterized protein LOC103314209 has protein sequence MSYGYVPQYVTEEPESESECPSDDQIMQHVTSDVTELYRRKHQTVNHHRNSAGTYYHTHVPNCYEQQTRIPATCACNLPPLDPRYCYYKAVPQAQEGIFRSSTTVSPNLRTCQDTKAASTATFKKYPVTARTPRYYRGVGSQVCKRPSALCLPVTCQPDPAAACHRPRKAAPTPTEIQHYRGQEAAYAINDYVMRTTAVKRTDTRPVDSEGDVHSRLNDLENFLTRFDDQAEDDGDVEIAGVSEISKILKPKVPASVKAKHQDKIIKLRAVKTNVTETITTPEKVSKLEVTEAPEEPLNVLLQKLNKDSPKPKEAKSENEVKRESKFKTVMGKNRQFCIEQKPPLDDNSALELHKSKSYIVSLIDKALSRELGTVPGDKCTRKEFMTMNPKKAIDLVNRHRSASQGAEKSINLDVTQASSSKKDDQCVCKNEEPLYLKQLKQLRWSHLRHIQREAKRLADLERFLDSFSEGESPP, from the exons ATGTCTTACGGTTACGTCCCCCAGTACGTAACGGAGGAGCCGGAGTCCGAGAGCGAGTGTCCCTCTGACGACCAAATCATGCAACACGTTACATCCGACGTTACCGAACTGTACCGGAGGAAACATCAAACCGTAAACCATCACCGGAACTCTGCCGGAACATATTATCACACGCACGTGCCCAA CTGTTACGAACAACAAACCCGAATCCCGGCGACTTGTGCGTGCAACCTGCCGCCGCTTGATCCCAGATACTGCTATTATAAAGCGGTTCCTCAAGCCCAGGAAGGGATATTCAGAAGTTCTACAACTGTCTCACCGAATTTGCGGACTTGTCAGGACACGAAAGCCGCCTCAACGGCCACGTTCAAGAAATACCCGGTCACGGCAAGGACACCAAG ATATTATCGCGGCGTCGGCAGCCAAGTGTGTAAACGTCCTTCAGCCCTTTGTCTTCCGGTAACGTGTCAGCCCGATCCTGCAGCAGCGTGCCATCGTCCTCGAAAAGCGGCTCCAACGCCCACAGAAATTCAGCATTATCGCGGTCAAGAAGCTGCCTACGCAATTAACGACTACGTCATGAGAACGACGGCGGTCAAGAGAACAGACACCCGTCCTGTCGATTCCGAAGGAGACGTTCATTCCAGATTGAACGACCTGGAAAATTTCCTCACCAGATTCGACGACCAGGCCGAAGACGACGGCGACGTCGAGATCGCCGGCGTCAGCGAAATATCGAAGATTTTGAAGCCGAAG GTCCCGGCATCGGTCAAGGCCAAACACCAGGACAAAATTATCAAACTAAGGGCTGTTAAAACGAACGTAACTGAAACAATCACAACCCCCGAGAAAGTAAGTAAATTAGAAGTAACGGAAGCGCCCGAAGAACCCCTAAACGTACTGTTACAAAAACTGAATAAAGACAGTCCTAAGCCGAAAGAAGCGAAAAGCGAGAACGAAGTGAAACGCGAGTCGAAGTTTAAAACGGTAATGGGGAAAAATCGGCAGTTTTGCATCGAACAGAAACCGCCACTGGACGATAACTCGGCCCTGGAGTTGCACAAATCGAAGAGTTACATCGTGAGTCTGATTGACAAAGCTTTGAGTCGGGAGCTGGGCACTGTTCCTGGCGACAAGTGTACGAGAAAAGAGTTTATGACAATGAATCCGAAGAAGGCGATCGATTTGGTCAATCGACACAGGTCCGCGAGTCAAGGTGCAGAAAAATCGATCAATCTCGACGTCACACAGGCGAGTTCTTCCAAGAAGGACGATCAGTGTGTTTGCAAAAACG